Genomic segment of Bacteroidota bacterium:
GCAGCGCCGGTTAAAAAAACAGTGGCTCCTAAAAAAGTAGCCGCTCCTAAAAAGGTTGTGGCAGTTCAGAAAACAAAAGCTGTTAAAACAAAGGCTCCAGTGGTTAAAGCAAAGGCACCAGAAGTTAAAAAAGCAGCGCCTGTGGCAAAAGTGGTAAAGAAAATCGAACCCGTAATAAAACCAGTAGTTATAAAAAAAGCGAAAAAAGTTGCAGAACCGGTTGTTGTGAAAAAGGAGATAAAACAAACCGTTAAACCTTACTTTGCAAACAGAGACTTCACAAAAGTTGCAAAACCACAGGTTAAAGTATTGTCCTCCACCGATAATCGCAACAGATATAGTGATGATGAATTGCAGGAATTCAAGGAACTTATTTCCGGAAAACTGGAAATTGCCCGCGGCGAATTAAAATATCTTCAGGAACAAATTAGCCGAAGCAGCGAAATGGGCGACGATTCTGATGCTCGTTTCAAAGGCCTCGAAGACGGAACTTCCACCTCCGAACGTGAATACCTCAGTCAGATGGCATCCCGTCAGATCCAATATATAGGCCACCTCGAAAAAGCGATGATCCGTATCGAAAATAAAACCTATGGCATTTGTCGCGAAACAGGTAAACTTATTTCCAAAGAGCGTTTGCGCGCGGTTCCTCATGCTACTTTAAGTATTGAGGCTAAACAGGGCAAAGGATAAATACGTGAAAAGATCCTGGCT
This window contains:
- a CDS encoding TraR/DksA C4-type zinc finger protein, whose amino-acid sequence is MTKAAKPKTKVAPKAKTKQAAKAVVKKVAPKVKPKVAAKAAKPIKKVAKAAAPKSTAKKAAPVKKTVAPKKVAAPKKVVAVQKTKAVKTKAPVVKAKAPEVKKAAPVAKVVKKIEPVIKPVVIKKAKKVAEPVVVKKEIKQTVKPYFANRDFTKVAKPQVKVLSSTDNRNRYSDDELQEFKELISGKLEIARGELKYLQEQISRSSEMGDDSDARFKGLEDGTSTSEREYLSQMASRQIQYIGHLEKAMIRIENKTYGICRETGKLISKERLRAVPHATLSIEAKQGKG